A portion of the Lolium rigidum isolate FL_2022 chromosome 1, APGP_CSIRO_Lrig_0.1, whole genome shotgun sequence genome contains these proteins:
- the LOC124655367 gene encoding cation/H(+) antiporter 15-like, whose amino-acid sequence MSLAEGVQLNKSLFCFEADTGATSSGVFAGDDPLKFYFPLLLYHICVVFILSRAIHGTLLGRAGVPLAISQILAGALLGPSFLGRFFPSVGQIFATPEGWVQINTVGGYAFTLHIFTVGVKTDLSMIVKSGKKAVAIAIFGTAAPHLAMYIAGLALNDCLPKAWIDSFLLTNLTSWWSLSAFIVVCCTLHDLNLLSSKLGRLAMSAALIGDFANTFSIAGVTSYLLASSPEEKLQRIGFMSSLSFSIFIALMALVARPTILRLIRDVPEGALLPESRLVAVLLISLTCSFAGELLGLHATYGPFMLGLMLPGGAPLGVTLEERLDRLVVGVLTPLLFAQGGMRMNVYTIADFYTCALLEVFLVVGIVAKFVACILPCLYCHIPVREAVVVGLMMNFKGITESVYASSFMDSKILDDQAYAAFMINVLVIGAATASAVKYMYHPEEKYVAYRRRTVQHKKLGEELRMLACVHSQVDVGPMVALLDAASPTPATPLALYLLHLVPLAGLTSSVLRHFKHGDPNCVPTGSTATESERIVNAFQFFVGQRPQGSSSLLPYVCVAPYATMHNDVCAVALEKRAMLIIVPFHKRLAIDGSIEPTSPNAGAIQAANSNILNYSPCSVAILVDRGSLSGVVSAASAAAVDGGFPHRVAVYFLGGPDDREAMALAAHMAEDAPIGLTVFRFLLPVEWQQRLNPEEDQLDEEATQDFVRRCVDEHRVLYSEHTVGGSDEMVDVIRNTSLSFNLLVVGRRAESLESPLTAGISDWSEHLELGILGDLLTSTDFGCRVSTLVVQQQTRAAAGELCQSPENQEKAQHPPDGPV is encoded by the exons ATGTCGCTGGCGGAGGGGGTCCAGCTCAACAAGAGCCTCTTCTGCTTCGAGGCCGACACCGGCGCCACATCCTCCGGCGTCTTCGCCGGCGACGACCCCCTCAagttctacttccccctcctcctctaccacatatgcgtcgtcttcatcctctcccGCGCCATCCACGGCACCCTCCTCGGCCGTGCTGGCGTCCCTCTCGCCATCTCCCAGATCCTC GCCGGCGCGCTGTTGGGCCCATCGTTCCTGGGTCGTTTCTTCCCGAGCGTCGGCCAGATCTTCGCCACGCCGGAGGGATGGGTGCAGATCAACACGGTCGGCGGCTACGCCTTCACGCTCCACATCTTCACCGTCGGCGTCAAGACGGACCTCAGCATGATCGTCAAGTCCGGCAAGAAGGCCGTCGCCATCGCAATCTTCGGCACCGCCGCGCCGCACCTTGCTATGTACATCGCCGGCCTCGCGCTCAACGACTGCCTCCCCAAGGCATGGATCGACTCGTTCCTCCTCACCAACCTCACCTCCTGGTGGTCGCTCTCCGCCTTCATCGTCGTCTGCTGTACGCTCCACGACCTCAACCTCCTCTCCTCCAAGCTCGGCCGCCTCGCCATGTCCGCCGCCCTCATCGGCGACTTCGCCAACACcttctccatcgccggagtcACGTCCTACCTCCTAGCGTCCAGCCCCGAGGAGAAGCTCCAGCGGATAGGCTTTATGTCGTCCCTCTCCTTTTCCATCTTCATTGCGCTCATGGCGCTGGTGGCGCGGCCGACGATCCTGCGGCTGATCCGTGACGTGCCGGAGGGCGCGCTGCTCCCCGAGTCCCGCCTCGTCGCCGTGCTTCTCATCTCCCTCACGTGCAGCttcgccggcgagctcctcggACTCCACGCCACGTACGGGCCATTCATGCTGGGGCTCATGCTCCCCGGTGGCGCCCCGCTCGGCGTGACGCTGGAGGAGCGGCTGGATCGGCTCGTCGTCGGCGTGCTGACGCCGCTGCTCTTCGCGCAGGGAGGGATGAGGATGAACGTCTACACGATCGCGGACTTCTACACCTGCGCCCTGCTCGAGGTGTTCCTCGTGGTGGGCATCGTCGCCAAGTTCGTCGCGTGCATCCTACCGTGCTTGTACTGCCACATACCGGTCCGGGAAGCCGTCGTCGTCGGCCTCATGATGAACTTCAAGGGCATCACTGAGTCGGTGTACGCCTCATCGTTCATGGACTCCAAAATACTTGACGACCAGGCATACGCGGCGTTCATGATCAATGTGCTTGTGATCGGCGCCGCCACGGCGTCGGCGGTCAAGTACATGTACCACccggaggagaagtacgtggcgtACCGGCGGCGCACGGTGCAGCACAAGAAGCTCGGCGAGGAGCTCCGGATGCTGGCGTGCGTCCACTCGCAGGTGGACGTGGGGCCGATGGTGGCGCTGCTCGACGCGGCCAGCCCGACGCCAGCGACGCCGCTCGCGCTGTACCTCCTCCACCTTGTCCCGCTCGCCGGGCTCACCAGTTCCGTGCTCCGTCACTTCAAGCACGGCGACCCGAACTGCGTCCCGACGGGGTCGACGGCCACCGAGTCGGAGCGCATCGTCAACGCCTTCCAGTTCTTCGTGGGCCAGCGGCCgcagggctcctcgtcgctgctgccctacGTGTGCGTCGCGCCCTACGCCACCATGCACAACGACGTGTGCGCCGTCGCGCTCGAGAAGCGGGCCATGCTCATCATCGTGCCGTTCCACAAGCGCCTAGCCATCGACGGCTCCATCGAGCCCACCTCGCCCAACGCCGGCGCCATCCAGGCCGCCAACTCCAACATACTCAACTACTCGCCCTGCTCGGTGGCTATCCTTGTCGACCGGGGCAGCCTCTCCGGCGTCGTCAGCGCCGCGTCCGCTGCCGCAGTCGATGGCGGGTTCCCACACCGCGTCGCCGTGTACTTTCTCGGCGGGCCGGACGACCGGGAGGCGATGGCGCTGGCGGCGCACATGGCGGAGGACGCGCCGATCGGCCTGACCGTGTTCCGGTTCTTGCTGCCGGTGGAGTGGCAGCAGCGGCTCAACCCCGAGGAGGACCAACTTGACGAGGAGGCGACGCAGGATTTCGTCCGGCGATGCGTGGACGAGCACCGGGTCTTGTACAGCGAGCACACGGTCGGCGGCTCCGACGAGATGGTGGATGTGATCCGCAACACGAGCCTGTCGTTCAACCTGCTGGTTGTCGGCCGGCGAGCGGAGAGCCTCGAGTCGCCGCTCACGGCCGGCATATCGGACTGGAGCGAGCATCTGGAGCTCGGCATCCTCGGGGACTTGCTCACGTCAACGGACTTTGGGTGCCGGGTGTCCACGCTGGTGGTGCAGCAGCAGACCAGGGCGGCAGCTGGTGAGTTGTGCCAGTCGCCGGAGAACCAAGAGAAGGCACAACACCCGCCAGATGGCCCCGTTTGA